The Verrucomicrobiota bacterium genomic interval CAAACGGATCTGCGCCCTGGGGATTGTTCTGCCAATCCAGATGGATTTGATAGGCCTGGGCCATCGAGATGCGGCGATTTTGGGCGAGCGTTGAGACCTTGGTGAGGATGTGCTGAAGGGCGGTGAGCTCGCTTTGAATCTTGCGGAGTTCCTCCAGCTTCGGGCCGAACGTCAAACGGATCCATCGTTCGAACGCGGGGCGGTCCTCGTTTTCGAACTTCGCGAGAGCGATGGTGACCTTTTCGACCTCGGTCATGGCCTTGTCGTAGGCCTTGCGAACCTTGCGGCGAAGTTTTGAGGAATCCGTCAGGACCATCGGACCGACGGGATGCGAACCGCGACAGGTCTGCTGAGTTCGGGAGGGGCGTCCGCGTCGTTTCATGAATATCGCGAGCACCATCCCGAAATCGTCCCACGCACTCAAGATCAACGCGGTGTGGGCTGTCCTTGAATCACCGCCCTCCCATGGAGGCTAGCCTGGAAATTTCATGCTTGTTTCGCGACGGCGAGGCGGATGTAGGTTCCGCCAGGTCTTGGAGTGCGCCAGTCGTCTGGCGCTTTCCCAGCGTGGGAGAGCGAGGCGAAGGCTGCAAAACCAATCCTCAACCAGGCCCAGTTCGTGCAAAGTCCGCAGCGTTGCCCCGGCCAACGATGGCGGATTCTTAATCTTTGTTCATTCCCGTGTCATGGATGGGACTCAAGGGCAGCCCGGGACATCAGAGTGAATGGGGATGCGAAGCCCCGCGCAAACGAGCGATGGTTAATGACAAACGATCGCAAGCGTGATCGGACCTGGAGAGATCAGCATGAGCGCGTTCGTTGGCCCTGGTTTGGCGAATGACGTCGACCGCAAACTCCAGCGTCATGTTGAAGATGAAGCACAGAATCATGAAGATGAAGCAGAAGATCAAGCGGAGCGGATGCCTTTCCCTTGCTCTGGGTTTGGGATTGGGAAGTTCTGTTTGCGCGGCGGACGAGTCGGCGGCCATCGCCGAATTGCAACGGCAAATTCAGTCCCTGCAAAAGGAAGTGGAACGGCTGAAAGCTTCCGCTGCTGAATCCACACCGTCTGGCCGCGACGGAGGGGAGGGCGGGTCGGGTCAGGAGAATCTGCTCAGCAAGGGGTGGTTGAAATCGAAGGGCTTGACCTTCAGCTTTTATGGGGAATCGAAGTATCGCTTTCCTGAGTCAGGCGCGAACTCCTTCGATGCTCATCGGTACGTGCTTTCTCCCAGCTACGCGATCAACGACTGGCTCGTGTTCAATTCCGAGGTCGAAATCGAGCACGGCGGCGTGGATGAAAGCACCGGGCGCGGAAGCCGTTTCAACGGCGAGTTGGAGTTGGAACAGTTCTACGTCGATATCCTGATCCACGAGCGGTTCAACCTTCGCTCGTTGGGCATCGATCTTGTGCCGGTGGGCCGGTTCAACAAATACCACGAACCGACGCTCTTTTATTCCACCGAGCGTCCCGAACTCTATCGCGAGATCATTCCCACCACCTGGATGGAGCCCAGCCTGGGTGCGTTCGGGAAGATCACCGAGGGATTGAGCTATCAGGTTCAAGTCTCCACCGGACTGGAGGACAGCAGCAGTTCGGCGGCGGGAGCGGGGATTACTTCGGCGGGCGGTTTTCGCAGCGCGCGTCCCCGGCTGAGATTGGCGGATGAAAACCAACTGGCGTATTCCGGGCGGCTGCACTATCGCGGTGTTCCGGGACTCGACACCAGCGCGTCGATGTACTTCGCCCAGCCGCAAGCGGCGGGCGGCCAGCATGTCAACGTGGCATTATGGGACATCGAGGGGCTCTATCGTGTCCCGCGCACGGGGTTGGAACTGCGCGCGGATTTCGCTTACTGGCATATCGATGATCCGGAGAAGTTGCTGGCGAATCAGAACGCTTCGGGGATGGATGACGTGGGGACAAGGATGTATGGCTGGTATGTCGAGGCGGCTTATCATCTTTGGCCCGAAGCTTGGCGGCAAGGACGGGGGGAGCACATGGACCTGGTGCCTTTCATTCGCTATAGCCAGGTCGTGACTCAGTCCGGCCTCGTGGGGGCGGGACGGGAATCGGACGACGGCACGGCCAACAAAGATTTTCTCACCGCCGGAGTGTCTTACTTCCTCAACGAGCATTTCGTGGTCAAGGCGGACTGGCGGCGGAATTTCAATGGCTCGACGGTTTCCGCGGGATCCGCCGCGAGCCAGGATTACTTTCAGATCGGTGTCGGGATGTTTTTCTAATGCGAGCATTGAAGTCAAAGACGGAGTCCGTGCGGGTGCTGGCGACCGGCGCCAGTTGCATGCGAACCGCGCGAAGTGGCGTGACCCGACGCTGGGCCGGGCGGGCGATCTTGGCCGCGAGGGGATTATTCGGGTTGTGGTTGGGTTTGGCGGGCCTGACCTCGGCCTGGGGGGAGCGCTATCTATCGTTCTCCGAGGCGCAGCGGTTGTGTTTTCCCGAAGCGGATCGATTCGTCGAGAGTGTGGAACCCTATTCGCCCGGAGAGCGCTCGATGGTCGGCCAGAAGGCGGGTGTTCGTGTGGTGAACATGGGCAACCGCGTGGCCCGCGCTTTTCGCGGCACCAACGTGCTGGGGGTGGTGGTGCTCGATCAGGTTCTGGGCAAGCACGAATTGATCGACTACGCGGTGGCGCTGACCCCGTCGGGCGAGGTGCGTCAAATCGAAGTGCTCGAGTACCGGGAAAGCCACGGCAGCGAAATTCGCGGGGCCAAGTGGCGTGGCCAGTTTCAGGGCAAGAACGCGGAAGCCAAATTGAAGCTTCATGAAGACATTTACAATCTCAGCGGAGCGACCATCTCGTGCCGACAAGTCACGGCGGGGGTTCGGCGGGTTTTGGCTTCTTACGAGCTCGTGCTTCGTTCTCGCTTTGGCTGGATGGGCGGCGGGCTGCCGGATTCCCCCCGAGCCTCGATCCCCTGAAGTTGTTCGAAGAAGCCGTCCGCTGCTCGGTACTTTTGTCACGATGACCGCGTGGGGACTCCCCTCGCAACAGCTTCAGGAGGCCATGACGGAGGCCTTCGCCGAGTTCGAGAAGACCGACTGGCTCATGAGCAATCATCGACCGGAGAGCGAACTCAATCGATTCAATCGAGCGAGCGCCGATGAGGATTTCCCATTGTCCCCGGACCTCTTCGAGGTGCTGCGAACGGCGTCAAGCATTTCCAGGCAAACCAAGGGCGCATTCGATGTGACCGTCCAGCCCTTGACGCAGTTGTGGGGGTTCATTTGGAAGGAGCACCGTTTTCCCCGGACGGATGAACTCGCGTCTGTCCTGCCGAGAGTGGGGTACACCCACTTGGTTTTGGATGAAGAGAGGCGCGTGGCGCGAAAGCGTCGTCCGGATCTGGCCTTCGACTTGGGAGGCATTGCCAAGGGATGGGCTGTGGACCGGGCACTCGACCGGCTTCGCGCGAAGGGTGTTCGGCATGCCATGGTCAAGGCTGGGGGAGATTTGCGGGTGATGGGCGAGGCGCCTGGGGGAGGGCATTGGATCGTGCAACTCGAGGACCCGGAGAAGGGCGGGCGACGGGTCGAGGTGCGTTTGCGGGATGCGGCGCTTTCGACCTCGGGCGATTACGAGAACTTCTTCGTGCATGAGGGGCGCCGTTACAGCCACATCCTGGATCCGCGCACGGGAATTCCTGTGCGCGGCGTGGCTTCCTGCACGGTCGTCGCGCCGACCTGCGTTGAAAGTGACGCGTGGGCGACGGCCTGCTTTGTTTATGGTGTTCGGGAGAGCTTGAAGGATTTTGGCGGTCGATTTTCCATCCGCTTCATGCTAGCGTCCGAGAAAGTCGAGCCGGGCTCCGGGCCGGGACGTGTCATGGAGACGCCTGGGTTTCCCTACCGTTAGTTCATCGGCTCATGCGCATCCCCAAAGCGGCAGAGGGCTACCGCAGTCCAAGACGCTTCGCGACGGCGAGGCGGTTGGCTTGAACCTTTGAACGCGGTCGAATCCCGGTCGGCGGAGTTGGATCGGTTGGCTCTAGATGTTTTCGCCCAGGGAGATGGGGGCTTCATGCACGGCGGAGACTTCGGGGGAAAGATGACCGCCGTCGGAGGCCAGGACGCGGTATTGTTTGATCTGGAACGAGACCTCCATGCCGTCGGACAAACCGAGGATGGAGTATTCTTCCTTGGTCAAGCGGGCTCTCACGATGAGGCCCGAGGGCAGTTCGAGTTCCACCCGCAAGAGGATGCCGAGGAAAAAAGTCCGCCGCAAGGTGGCTGGGTACCGATAGTGAGCGAGGTCGCGCGAGATTTGCACCGCGTAGGGCCGGAAACCGACGCGCATTTTTTGTCCCTCACCGAGTCCGTGCGGCGGAAATTCCAGTTCATTCAGGCGGGCACGTCCTTGTTGGACTTCGAGTTCGAGGATGTTCATGACCCCGATGAATCGCGCCACAAACTCATTGGCGGGTTGTTCGTAAACCTCGCGAGGGGTGCCCACTTGCTCGAGACGTCCCCGGGAGAAAATCACGATCCGATTCGACACTTCGAGCGCCTCTTCCTGGTCATGCGTGACAAAGAGGGTGGTCACATTGAACTCGTGATGCAGCGTAACCAGCCATTCGCGGAGTTCCTGGCGAATCTTCGCGTCCACGGCTCCAAAAGGCTCATCAAGGAGAAGGACGGAGGGTTTAGGCGCGAGAGCGCGAGCGATGGCGACGCGCTGGCGCTGACCGCCGGAGAGTTGGTGGGGCAGACGACGTTCGAGCCCTTTGAGGCTGAATTGACCGATCAGTTCCTCCACCCGCGCCTCGATTTGCGGCCGTTTCCACCGTTTGACTTTGAGGCCGAAGGCAATGTTGTCGGCCACGGTCATGCTTTTGAACAACGCGTAGCTTTGGAAGACGAAGCCGATGTTGCGTTGTTGCACGGGAACATCGTTCATCCGCTGACCCTTGACGAGGATGTCGCCCTCGGTGGGAAGTTCGAGTCCGGCAATCATTCGCAACACGGTGGTTTTCCCGCCACCGCTCGGTCCGAGCAAGCCCACGAGTTCCCCTTGCCCCACCGAAAAGTTCACGTTTTCCACGGCGACGACACCGCCGAATCTTTTTGAAATGTTCCGAATTTCGATGCTCATGAGAGGCCTGTGGGGGCTGGGGCTCTGGTGCTCACACGCTCCTCGCGGGCGGCTTTCCATTCCAGCGCGGTCTTGAGGGCCAGGGTGACCAGGGCGAGGAGGGCGAGCAGGCTGGCGACGGCGAAGGCGCCGGCGGCGTTGTACTCGTTGTAGAGCTTTTCGACCCGCAATGGCATGGTATCGGTCAAGCCGGTGATGCTGCCGGAAACCACGGACACGGCGCCGAATTCGCCCATGGCACGCGCATTGCAAAGAATGATTCCGTAGATCAGGCCCCACTTCACCGAGGGAAGGGTGATATGCCAGAAGGTTTGCCAGGGACTGGCGCCGAGGGTGAGGGCGGCCTGTTCCTGATCTGATCCGGCCGCTTGCATGATCGGAATCAGCTCCCGGGCCACGAAGGGAAACGTAACGAAGACGGTCGCGAACACGATGCCGGGAACCGCGAAGATCACCGCCCAGCCGCGTTCCTCCAACCATTCCCCGAAATATCCTTGCAGGCTGAACAACAGGATGAACATCAGGCCCGAAACCACAGGGGAGATGGAGAAGGGGAGATCGATGAGGGTGGTGAGGAGCGATTTGCCGCGAAACTCGAATTTGGCGATCGCCCATGCCGCGCTCAGTCCGAAGAGGGTGTTCACCGGAATGACGATGAGCGCGGTGATCAGGGTGAGGCGGATGGACGCGGTGGAGTCGGGATGAGCGAGAGAGTCCCAGTAAAACTGCCAGCCTTTGGACAGTGCTTGAGCGAACACGTTGATCAAAGGGAGGAGGAGGAAGACGAGGGAGAACGCGAGCGCCACGCCGATCAAGATCCAGCGCACCCACACAGGCTCCTCCATGCTCCGGCGGGAGGGGGAGTGACCGGCACGAGCGGATCGAGTGGGGGCGGAGGACATGGGCTCAGTTTTGGAATCGTCCCGCCCAGTTCTCGAGCGCGTTGATGACCCAGAGCAGCAGGAAGGAGATGATCATCAACACCAGGGCCAGGGCGACGGCGCCGTGATAATTATATTCTTCCAGCCGCATGACGATCAGGGCGGGAGCGATCTCAGTTCGATAAGGCATGTTGCCGGAAATAAACACGACGGACCCGTACTCGCCGACGGCGCGGGCGAAAGACAGAGCGAACCCGGTGAGCAGCGGCGGGAACAGCGACGGAGCCACGACCTGGACCAAGGTCCGCAGGCGCCCCGCCCCCAAAGTGGCCGCCGATTCCTCGACTTCGGTCTCGAGGTTTTCCAGGACCGGCTGGAGGGTACGCACGACGAATGGCATCCCGACGAAAGTGAGCACGAGCACCACGCCGAGAGGGGTGTAAGCTCCCTGGATTCCCGCCGGCACCAGGAATTTTCCAAGCCAGCCGGTTTGCGAAAAAAGGTCTGCCATCGTCAGTCCCGCCACCGCCGTGGGCAGGGCAAAAGGGAAATCCACCAGCGCGTCAATGAAGCGACGTCCGGGAAACTGGTAGCGGACCAGCACCCAGGCCAGCAGGGCACCGAAAGTGGCGTTGATGGCGGCCGCCACGAGGGAGGCTCCGAAGGTCAGCCGGTAAGCCGCCAGCGCGCGATCCGTGGTGGCGAGTCGCCAGAATTCGCTCCAGGACAAATCCAAAGCGCGCAAGAGAAGCCCGCCAATGGGAATCATCACCACCAGCGTCAGCATCGAAAGGGTAATCCCGAGCGAAAGACCGAACCCCGGCAGTGCGTTGAAGCGTTTTTCCTTGGCCTTCATGCGAGGATTAGCGTCCCAAAAAATACATGCGATCGAAAACTCCGTCCTCGCCGAAGTGTTTGGCACTCGCTTCCATCCAATGGCCGAAATACTCCTCCAACGGGAAAAGCCGAAGCTGGGGAAATCGATCCGCGTATCGCTGCCGCACGGTTTCGGAGGTGGGCCGGAAATGATGTTGAGCACCGATTTCCTGGGCGGTTTCGGAATAGAGGAACTCGAGGTAGGCTCGAGCCGCCATTTCCGTGCCACGGCGTTTCACCACTTTGTCCACCACCGAAACCGGAGGTTCGGCGAGAATGCTCATGGAGGGAATCACGATCGCGCAGGACTCGGTGCCGGATTCCTTCAAGGCGAGCATGGCTTCACTTTCCCAGGTGATCAGCACGTCGCCTAGTCCGCGTTTGAGGAACGTGGTGGTGGCTCCTCGCGCACCGGCGTCCAGCACCGGAACGTTGCGATAGAGCCTGGAGATGAACTCCCTGGCCTTGCCCTCATTGCGTCCGTGCTTTTCGAGCGCGTAACCGTAGGCGGCGAGGTAATTCCAGCGGGCCCCTCCGGAGGTTTTGGGGTTGGGAGTGATCACGGCGACGTCCGGCCGCACCAAGTCGTCCCAATCCTTGATGGACTTCGGGTTTCCGGGTCGCACGAGAAACACGATGGTGGAAGTGAACGGACTGCTGCGATGAGGAAGGCGGGATTGCCAGTTGGTGGCGAGTCGTTTTCCGTGAATGGCGAGGACGTCGATATCGTGTCCGAGCGCAAGCGTCACGACGTCGGCGGGAAGGCCGTCCATGACACTGCGGGTTTGTTTGCCGGAGCCCCCGTGCGATTGGCGAATGACGATATCCTGGCCGTGCTGAGTCTTCCAAACCTTGGCAAACTCCGCGTTGATTTCGCGATACATCTCGCGCGTGGGATCGAACGAAACATTGAGAAGGATGACCTCCGGCTGAGCGATCGTGGTGAGCCCGGCCCAAACCGGAAAAACGAACCCTAAAAGCCATCCATAACCTCGAATTCCAAGAACCGAGGACAAGACGGATTGAATGCGATGTTGGAACGGCAATCTGTGCTCAACAGTAAATTTATTTCTCACTAAGTCAATCAAGATTTAATTAGATGAAGTTTAGCATGTTACACCTTTAGCGATTAATCTTGATCAATTGAGTCATAAATCAAAAACTATCCCTGTGAAATTGACGGTGCGTGGTGAATATGTGTTGAGGTCGTTGGTGGTCCTGGGGGTGAACCACGGAAGAGGAGTGATCCAGGTGGGTCAGATTGCGCGGCAGCAGAACATTCCCAAGCGTTTTCTCGAACAGATCCTGAACGATCTCAAGGAAGCGGGAGTGGTGGAAAGTCGGCGCGGAGCGCGCGGGGGATATCACCTGGCGAGGCCTCCCGAGAAAATCTCCCTCGTTGAAGTCATCCGTTTGATCGACGGTCCACTGGCTCCCGTGAGTTGCGTCAGTGAAAAATTCTACGAGCGTTGTTCGTGTCCGGATGAATCGCGTTGCGGGATCCGTTCGATCATGAAGGAAGTGCGGGACGCGATCCTGACCATTTTGGGGAAGCTCACGGTGGCGGACCTCTGCGATCGAGTGCGTCAGTTGCAAGGCCAGCACGAGAATCCCTTCGACTATGTGATCTGACCGGTCCTCAACCCTCGATTCGAAGGATCTGGCGGAAAGGAAAAGGTTCTCCCGGACCCGCGAAGGCTCGGATCCGCGGTGCGAGCATGGTCAACGACGCCACGGGAAATGAGTGATCGGTTGCCTATGGGGGGAAGAGGTCTGTATATTCCGCGCCGATGGCAGGGCTTATTCTGGAACGGACGGAGGATGACCTTACCGCGAAGACTCGAATCTGCGCGGTGTACGGTCATCCCATACACCACTCCGCATCGCCTCCGATGCAGAATGCCGGGATGCGGCATTTGGGGCTGCCCTGGCGCTATGCGGCTTTCGACGTGCGGCCGGAGGACCTTCGCCAAGCCCTGGAGGGTGCCACGGCCATGCGTTTTGCGGGGATCAATCTCACGGTGCCTCACAAGCTGCTGGCCATGGACATGGTGGACGTCCTTGACGAAACGGCACGGGAATGGGGGGCGGTCAACACGGTGGTTTTTGAAGGGCGGGACGAGAACGGCGTTTGGCGTCCGCTCGGGTTGATGGAGCCTGGTTCGACTCGAGACGTGCGGCGGGTGGGGCATAACACCGACGCGGATGCCATTGAGCGTGCCATTCGAGAGGCCTTCGCGCTGCGATGTTTGGAGGGGCTTTCGGTGCTTCTGCTGGGAGCGGGCGGGGCAGCGAGGGCGGCGGCGTTGCGACTGGCGCGGGAACGGTTGGCTTCGATCCATTTGATCAATCGCACCCGGGAGAAGGCTGAAACGCTCGCGGCGGAGATTCGCGAAAGGCATCCCGAAACCGAGGTGCGGACCGATTATCCTTCCGGGTCGGTGGACCTTCTGATCAATGGAACATCCCTGGGATTGAAGGAGGCGGATGGATTGCCGTTCGATGGCGGGTGTTTTGAATTGAGGCGCGCGGTCCGGGTGTACGACATGATGTATCGTCCTCCGGAAACCCGGCTTTTGCGGGAAGCGAAGTTGGCGGGATGCGAGGTGTCGAACGGCCTGGGCATGCTGCTTTATCAGGGAGCGAGGGCTTTGGAACTGTGGACTGGGCGCACCGCTCCTGTGGACGTGATGGGTGAAGCGTTGCGCCGGGCGGTTTTGCCTGCGGGGAAGGCCTTGGCTCCATGACTCCGTATTATCCGCTGCCTTTTCATTTCGTGACCGGGGTGTTTTTCATCTTCGGCAGCATGGTGGGGAGTTTCCTCAACGTGTGCATCCACCGGATGCCGCGCGGCGAGAGCGTGGTGCGGCCGCGGTCGCGTTGTCCTCATTGCGGATACAGCATTCCGTGGGCGCTCAATGTCCCGCTGGTGACCTGGCTGTTTTTGCGGGGCCGCTGTCGCAGTTGCCAGGAGCCGATCGCCGCGCGTTACTTTCTGGTCGAGTTGTTGACGGCGATGATGTTTGCCGTGTGCTGGATACGGTTTGGTTCGGTTTCCATCGGGCTGCCGGTCGTGATGGCGTTGTTGATCGCGGCGTTCATCGTCGCGACGTTCATCG includes:
- a CDS encoding Rrf2 family transcriptional regulator; the encoded protein is MKLTVRGEYVLRSLVVLGVNHGRGVIQVGQIARQQNIPKRFLEQILNDLKEAGVVESRRGARGGYHLARPPEKISLVEVIRLIDGPLAPVSCVSEKFYERCSCPDESRCGIRSIMKEVRDAILTILGKLTVADLCDRVRQLQGQHENPFDYVI
- a CDS encoding FAD:protein FMN transferase, which gives rise to MKTFTISAERPSRADKSRRGFGGFWLLTSSCFVLALAGWAAGCRIPPEPRSPEVVRRSRPLLGTFVTMTAWGLPSQQLQEAMTEAFAEFEKTDWLMSNHRPESELNRFNRASADEDFPLSPDLFEVLRTASSISRQTKGAFDVTVQPLTQLWGFIWKEHRFPRTDELASVLPRVGYTHLVLDEERRVARKRRPDLAFDLGGIAKGWAVDRALDRLRAKGVRHAMVKAGGDLRVMGEAPGGGHWIVQLEDPEKGGRRVEVRLRDAALSTSGDYENFFVHEGRRYSHILDPRTGIPVRGVASCTVVAPTCVESDAWATACFVYGVRESLKDFGGRFSIRFMLASEKVEPGSGPGRVMETPGFPYR
- the cysW gene encoding sulfate ABC transporter permease subunit CysW gives rise to the protein MSSAPTRSARAGHSPSRRSMEEPVWVRWILIGVALAFSLVFLLLPLINVFAQALSKGWQFYWDSLAHPDSTASIRLTLITALIVIPVNTLFGLSAAWAIAKFEFRGKSLLTTLIDLPFSISPVVSGLMFILLFSLQGYFGEWLEERGWAVIFAVPGIVFATVFVTFPFVARELIPIMQAAGSDQEQAALTLGASPWQTFWHITLPSVKWGLIYGIILCNARAMGEFGAVSVVSGSITGLTDTMPLRVEKLYNEYNAAGAFAVASLLALLALVTLALKTALEWKAAREERVSTRAPAPTGLS
- a CDS encoding shikimate dehydrogenase; translated protein: MAGLILERTEDDLTAKTRICAVYGHPIHHSASPPMQNAGMRHLGLPWRYAAFDVRPEDLRQALEGATAMRFAGINLTVPHKLLAMDMVDVLDETAREWGAVNTVVFEGRDENGVWRPLGLMEPGSTRDVRRVGHNTDADAIERAIREAFALRCLEGLSVLLLGAGGAARAAALRLARERLASIHLINRTREKAETLAAEIRERHPETEVRTDYPSGSVDLLINGTSLGLKEADGLPFDGGCFELRRAVRVYDMMYRPPETRLLREAKLAGCEVSNGLGMLLYQGARALELWTGRTAPVDVMGEALRRAVLPAGKALAP
- a CDS encoding sulfate ABC transporter substrate-binding protein, coding for MRGYGWLLGFVFPVWAGLTTIAQPEVILLNVSFDPTREMYREINAEFAKVWKTQHGQDIVIRQSHGGSGKQTRSVMDGLPADVVTLALGHDIDVLAIHGKRLATNWQSRLPHRSSPFTSTIVFLVRPGNPKSIKDWDDLVRPDVAVITPNPKTSGGARWNYLAAYGYALEKHGRNEGKAREFISRLYRNVPVLDAGARGATTTFLKRGLGDVLITWESEAMLALKESGTESCAIVIPSMSILAEPPVSVVDKVVKRRGTEMAARAYLEFLYSETAQEIGAQHHFRPTSETVRQRYADRFPQLRLFPLEEYFGHWMEASAKHFGEDGVFDRMYFLGR
- a CDS encoding ABC transporter ATP-binding protein gives rise to the protein MSIEIRNISKRFGGVVAVENVNFSVGQGELVGLLGPSGGGKTTVLRMIAGLELPTEGDILVKGQRMNDVPVQQRNIGFVFQSYALFKSMTVADNIAFGLKVKRWKRPQIEARVEELIGQFSLKGLERRLPHQLSGGQRQRVAIARALAPKPSVLLLDEPFGAVDAKIRQELREWLVTLHHEFNVTTLFVTHDQEEALEVSNRIVIFSRGRLEQVGTPREVYEQPANEFVARFIGVMNILELEVQQGRARLNELEFPPHGLGEGQKMRVGFRPYAVQISRDLAHYRYPATLRRTFFLGILLRVELELPSGLIVRARLTKEEYSILGLSDGMEVSFQIKQYRVLASDGGHLSPEVSAVHEAPISLGENI
- a CDS encoding FMN-binding protein, with amino-acid sequence MRALKSKTESVRVLATGASCMRTARSGVTRRWAGRAILAARGLFGLWLGLAGLTSAWGERYLSFSEAQRLCFPEADRFVESVEPYSPGERSMVGQKAGVRVVNMGNRVARAFRGTNVLGVVVLDQVLGKHELIDYAVALTPSGEVRQIEVLEYRESHGSEIRGAKWRGQFQGKNAEAKLKLHEDIYNLSGATISCRQVTAGVRRVLASYELVLRSRFGWMGGGLPDSPRASIP
- the cysT gene encoding sulfate ABC transporter permease subunit CysT, with product MKAKEKRFNALPGFGLSLGITLSMLTLVVMIPIGGLLLRALDLSWSEFWRLATTDRALAAYRLTFGASLVAAAINATFGALLAWVLVRYQFPGRRFIDALVDFPFALPTAVAGLTMADLFSQTGWLGKFLVPAGIQGAYTPLGVVLVLTFVGMPFVVRTLQPVLENLETEVEESAATLGAGRLRTLVQVVAPSLFPPLLTGFALSFARAVGEYGSVVFISGNMPYRTEIAPALIVMRLEEYNYHGAVALALVLMIISFLLLWVINALENWAGRFQN